AGTGTAGAACTGGAGTTCACTCTTGCTGGGATTGGTAATCGTGCGTGGGCATTACTCATTGACTATCACGTTTTAGGTGTAATCCTGGTACTTTTCCTGATTGCTTGGTTAACAGTTTCCATTCAATTCGCTGATTTTTGGTCATCGATTTTTCGTGATAGAGCAGGTTTTTGGTTAATGGCGATCGCATCCTTCGTTGGCTTCGGTATTTACGGCGGGTATTTTGTCTTTTTTGAAACTTTGTGGCAAGGTCAAACCCCTGGAAAACGCTTTGCGAAAATTCGCGTTGTGCGCGATGATGGTAGACTTATTGGGCTGCAACAAGCAACCCTACGTGCCTTACTGCGACCATTTGACGAGGTTCTGTTTATCGGAGCTTTTTTAATTATGTTTAGTTACCTAGAAAAGCGCTTGGGTGATTTAGCAGCTGGCACAATTGTGATTCAAACTTACACACCAATGACAGCAACGACTTTGACCGTTTCAGAACAGGCAAAGTCTGTGAGCGAGCAATTGCTACAAATTGCCGATTTGTCAGCTATGTTACCTGACGATTTTGCCGTTATTAGGGAATATTTGCACAGACGCAGTGCAATGGCAGCAACGGCAAGAGCCTCAGTAGCTCTGCAACTAGCGAAAGATGTCAAAGCTATTATTCACCTAGAAAAGATACCAGAAGCTATCACCCCAGATGTGTTTTTAGAAGCTATTTACCTTGCGTATCAAAAATTTTCAAAAATCTAAACTAGGCCAGTCTGGTTTGCGATAATAGCGCGT
The sequence above is a segment of the Mastigocladopsis repens PCC 10914 genome. Coding sequences within it:
- a CDS encoding RDD family protein yields the protein MHIFNRVKFSTPESVELEFTLAGIGNRAWALLIDYHVLGVILVLFLIAWLTVSIQFADFWSSIFRDRAGFWLMAIASFVGFGIYGGYFVFFETLWQGQTPGKRFAKIRVVRDDGRLIGLQQATLRALLRPFDEVLFIGAFLIMFSYLEKRLGDLAAGTIVIQTYTPMTATTLTVSEQAKSVSEQLLQIADLSAMLPDDFAVIREYLHRRSAMAATARASVALQLAKDVKAIIHLEKIPEAITPDVFLEAIYLAYQKFSKI